In Methanocaldococcus sp. FS406-22, the genomic stretch CCTTAACAAACCTCTGTGGCTTTATTGGCTTATCATCAAAGTCCATCATTGGGATAGATAGCTTTTTTAGTTCATAAATCCTCTCAATCCATGCATCTTTATTTTTAATTTCCAATGCTATTAATGCAGCTAACAAATCTCTCAAAACATTCTTTGCATCTCCAACTATTGGAATATCCGCCCTAACATTTTTACCTATCTCAGCTGGATCTATATCTATATGTATAATCTTAGCCTCTGGGGCAAAGTATCTAATATCTCCAGTAACCCTATCCGAAAATCTACAACCAATAGCTATTAAAACATCACACTCTGTAACTGCGTAGTTAGCTGCTTTAGTTCCATGCATTCCAACCATTCCTAATGAGAGAGGATGGTCTTCTGGGAAACAGCCTTTACCCATTAAGGTTGTACAAACTGGGATTTTAACAAACTCAGCTAACCTCAACAGCTCTTCTGAAGCTCCACTAATTATGACTCCTCCACCAGCTAGGATAACTGGTTTTTCAGCTTCAGCTATTAATTTAGCTGCCTTTTTTATTTGCAAAGGGTGTCCTACTGTTTTTGGTTTGTAACCTGGCAAATCAACCTTTGCTGGGATTGGATGTTTCTCAATATCAATTTCTCCATCTTGCACATCCTTTGGAATATCTATATGAACCGGTCCAGGTCTCCCAGTTGTAGCAATTTCAAAAGCTGCTCTAAATGTTTCTGGAATCTCTTCTGGCTTCTTTAGTTGGAAGTTGTGTTTTGTTATTGGCATAAATAAGCCAAGAGCATCAATCTCCTGAAATGCATCGTTTCCAATTAACTTGGTAGGAACCTGCCCTGTTAAGGCAATAACTGGAGATGAATCTGCATAGGCAGTTGCTATTCCAGTAACTAAGTTTGTTGCTCCCGGTCCAGATGTAGAGACGCAAACTCCTGCCTCTCCACTTGCTCTCGCAAATCCATCTGCTGCATGTGCTGCTGCCTGTTCATGCCTTGTCAATATGTGGATTAAATCGCTATCATACAATGCATCATAAAATGGGAGCATTGCCCCTCCTGGATAACCAAATATGATCTTAACTCCCTCAGCTTCTAATGCTTTTATAATTGCTTCAGCACCCTTCATCTCATCACCAAAAAATGTTAAAGGTAAAGTAATGATAAAATTGAAATCATATATAAATTTTTATGACTGAGGATTGATATTTAAAAAACTTTTAAAAAATTTTGATATAAAAAAGTATTTGCTATTAATTAATCCTCAAAACTAATAAACTAAAAATAAAAATAGGACAGAAAATTATTATTCTGACTCAGCTGGTTGGACATCGCATATCTTTATTGTAAATGTTAGTTCTTTTCCAGCAAGTTCGTGGTTAAAGTCTAAAGTTACTGTATCGTCTGTAACCTTTATTATCTTTGCAGGGATTCCGCTGGCTAAGATTAGCATCCCTTCCTGTGGCTCAAAGTCAGCATCAGCAAACATTTCTTTAGGAATTTCCTGGATTAATCTTTCATCTCTAAGTCCATAACCTTTTTCAGGTGGAATTGTTACAGTTTTTTCTTCACCAACTTCCATGCCTATAACTGCCTCTTCAAAACCTTCAATTAATTCGCCATTACCTACAATAAAGCCAATAGGTTCATATTCTCTTTCAGGGTAATATATTTTATTTTCTTTAGCTACTTCTTCTATTGATGTGTCAATAACTTTTCCATCTACGACTAAAATGTAATCTACTTTGACATAGTCACCTTTTTTAATCAAGTCAATCAACTCCTAAACCTTTTCAAATACTTTTTGTGAAGGGTATATAAATAGTTTTTTGTTATTATTTGTTTTATGAACAAACTATATTTTGGGGATTTTCATGGAAAAACTAAAAGCTTATTTAGAACTTATTAGAGCTAAAAACTGCATAACTGCATCTATTGGAGGAATTATAGGTTATTTAATCTCATCAAACTTTGAGATTGATATTTTAAAATGTATTTTAGTATTTTTTGTTGTATTTTTTGTTTGTGCCTATGGAAATGTAATAAACGATATCTTTGATATTGAGATAGATAAGATAAATAAACCATTTAGGCCTTTACCTTCTGGAAAGATTAAATTGGAAGAGGCAAAAACATTTTCAGCCATATTATTAATTTTGGGCTTAGCTCTCTCAATATTTATAAATATATATGCGTTAATTATAGCTGTGGTTAATGCCGTCCTCCTCTACCTATATGCAAAAAAATACAAACGATATAAACCAGTTGGGAATTTTATTATTGGTTATTTAACTGGCTCTGTATTTCTATTTGGTGGAGTTGCTGGAAAAAATGTTATGCCAGTTGTTATTTTGTTTTTATGCTCTTTACTTTCAATTTGGGGCAGGGAAATAGTTAAAGATTTTGAAGATATTGAGGGGGATAAAAAAGAGGGAGTTGTTTCACTACCAATAACATATGGTAAAAAAGCCTTATATTTTGCCATATTTTTGGCAATTTTGGCAGTTGTATTGAGTCCTTTACCATATATACTAAAAATATTTGAAATATACTATCTAATCTTGATAGTAATTTGCGATATCTTATTTATCTATGCTATGGCTTTATTATTAAAGAACCCAAATAAAGAAACTGCATCAAAGGTTTCAAAATTTTTAAAAACCATAATGAACATTGTTCTTTTAGCATTCATTGTTGGGGCTATAAAACTATAAAAATATCAACGAGAATAAAAATAGAAACAAACTCTAAAACTTTGGTGAAAAGATGTTTCCAGGTAAAGTAAATCCAAGAATGTTGAAGAAAATGCAAAAGATGATGAAAGATTTTGGAATGGAAACTGAAGATTTGAACCCAAAAAAAGTAATATTCGTATTTGAAGATGAGGAGTGGGTATTTGAAGAACCAAAAGTTCAAGTTATGGACATATTAGGAGTTAAAACCTACTCAATAACAGGAAAGCCAAAGAAGATTAAAAAAGAAAAAGAAGAAGAGGAAGTTAAAGTTGAAATAACTGAAGAGGATGTTGAGTTAGTAGCTAATCAGTGTAACGTTTCAAAAGAAATGGCAAGAAAGGCATTAGAGGAATGTAATGGAGATATCGCCGAGGCAATATTAAAATTAGAAGAAGAAAAAGAAGGAAATTAAATTGAAATGTAAATACCCCTATCCCTTAGCTTTTTTAAGCATTTTTCACAATACTTCCAGTCCTTTAAATCCACATCAATAATAGAGTTTGAAAAACTCATCACACATTCCCTATTTTCACAGTGCATTAATCCCAAAACATGCCCTATTTCATGCATAGCTTCTTTTAAAGCTCTAATTTTTAAGATATCTTTATTTGGTGGCAATCCATAAAATTCAGGTCTCAATCTTGTTAAAGATATTAATGCCCTTCTACCAAACAACTCTGCTTCACCAAATACAAAATTTAAATTATCAGCGTAAATATCAACATCTACAACTCCTAAAATGACATCACATACATTTGGAAGTGATTTTAATATTAATGTAGAGTTAAACTGCTGTCTAATGGAATCATAAGCATAAATAGGAATGTCTATTTTGGGAAGTATTTCACAAATTCCAAAGATGTCTTGAAGTTTTTTCTTTAAAAAATTTAAAATCTCAATATCAACATCTCCAACCGGTTGAATACAAATTCTCATAATCATCACACAATAATACCAATAGCATCATAAAAATAGGACTATTGTTACAATACACCATATATTTTAAATAATTTTGCTAAATTTTCAGCTTCTAAAACATCAATAGGTAAAGAAAATCTTTCTTTATATTTATTAATTGCATTTCTAAGATTTAATGAACATTTTTTAGCTGTTAAAAAAATAACAGCACAATCTTTATAGTGTATAAAAGGTTTCGTTATTTGGTAGATATAATTTTCTGATACTGTTCTGCTCCTTATTTCTCTTCCAGATTTTATTGGAAAACATACATATAGGGATTTATTGTTAATTTTTATTTCTATTTCAAAATCTGAAATTTCAGCACTTGTGTGGGGTTTTTCAGATTCAGTATCTAATTTTTGTTTTACATATTCCGGAATTTTATCACTCATTTTGATTATTTTTGATAAGGATTTTCTAATTTCAGAATCATCCATATTCTGTAATCTCCTCAGATCTTCATCTGAAACATTTATTTTATAAAATTCTTGTTGATATTTAGGGAATAGTATATTATACACATTTTCAAAATCAATTTTCTCAAATTCTATAGGAAAATCAAAATTTAACTTACCATTATATTTATCTGAGAGATAATATGCCAAAACCAAGACTACTTGAGGTAATTCTTGTTTTGGTATTTCTATACGTTTTTGCTCTGATTCTAAAAGTTTTTCTAAGAATAATCTAAATGCTTGGTTAAAAAGTTCTTTATCGAGATCGTATAGATTTATACACATCCAACAAAGATGTTTAAATTTAGCTTTTGAGAATAGTGTTGGTAAATAATCTCTTATTCTTAGTATAGCAGATTGAATAGAGTGATTTCGTGAAACAAACTGTTTATTTGATTCTAAGTTGTATAATATGTAAGTAAGCAATGATGGATATTTATAAAAATACTCAATATTGTGTTTATTAATAAAATCTGAAAGAATAGCGGATATTTTTTTACATAGATTAATTGATTTTTGTCTATATATTCCCCTATTTGTTTGTATATATAGGTTGAGAATCTTATTGGCTGTGCATAAATTATACAGAGCTAAATTCCATAAATATTTTAATTTTTTATTTTTAAGTACTAATTTATCACATTCAATCATATCATCAATTCTTTCAAAAAAATTATTAGATAAAGAATCATCTAAATACTCATAATAATCATATAGTCTTGAATATAGGATTTTTACTCCCATAATTTCCATATCGTAAATGGCTGAATTAATTTGATATTGAAGTTTATAGTAGTTCCTCCTTTTGTAGGATATTAAGGACTGATACAAATATCCAAAGAAATGTCTATAAGTAGTTTCTATTAATTCCTCATGTATCTCAGCAAATACTCGGTGAAGGGTTATATAATCTATTACGTCTATTTTGCTATCGTATATTTTTAAAATTTTAAAAATAACAAAAGCCGTATTTGCAGAATATCTTTTTTCAATTTTAAAGGTCTTTAACTTTAACTTGGATATCATTTTGCGTGTATCCTCAATTAATAGATTGTATAATCTCTGATTTTGAGCCACGTCTTTTGGAACCATTCATCATCCCCTATATACAGAACTTCACATTTCTTTAAAAAAGATTTGAAAGTTTTATTATTAACTAATTTTTCATATTCACTTTTTGATATCCATATTACATCAAAACGTTTATCTGTCAAGTTACAAAATTTATTGAGTAAATAATCTCTTTTTAAAGTTGATACACTTTTCTTTTTTTCATCATCTAAAACTATAATAAGATCTATATCTGAGTATATTTTCCATTTATTTACTTTAGTCTTAGTCACAGTCGAGCCATATATAAACACCACATAAGGGCTAAACAAATATCTTAACATATTTATATCAATAATATGTTTGTAGTTTTCCATTCCCATATATAATGTATATTTACATAATCCCCTAAAAATGTTTTTATTACCATAACATACATAATAAATATAACCAATGCCTAAATATCTGCCTATCAACAAGTTGTGGTGATAGTATGGTAAAGCTAAATGAAGATATGGTTAAATCCTTAGAAAACGAAGTAGTATTTATAGCTACAGCATCAAAGGATGGTATTCCAAATGTAGCAGCTATGAGGGCAGTTAAAGTTTTAGATGCTGAGAAAGGAATTGTTTTGATAGCAGATAACTTCATGAATAAAACCTTAAAAAATATCTTAGAAAATCCAAGAGTTGCTTTAACAACTGCAAACTGCAGAGATATGCCTTATCAATATAAAGGAACTGCTGAATACTACACAGAGGGTGAGTATCTAAAAATAGCTGAAGAAGTTGATAAAGCATTAAAGCCAGAGTTGAAACCAAAAGGAGCTGTTGTTATAAAAATAACTGAAATCTACAACTTAAAATCTGGACCCGATGCTGGGAAGTTAATAGCCAAGGATAAATAAATAGTTAAATTAACTTATTTCAACTTCTACCTCTTTTCATTCTTTATATGGGGGGTAATTTTATATCACATGGAGATAGATAAGTTTATATGCCCTCTTTTATTATTATTTAGTGATTATTATTTTTACTCAAATGAGGTAAAATAGGTGAGACTATGACTGAGTGTGATGGAAATTGCAATAACTGCCCATCAAAAAATACCTGTCCAGATACAAAAAAACTCTTAGCCCAGCAAGATGCAAAAATTAGAGAAAATATGGCTAAGATAAAGCATAAAATAGTTATTTTGAGTGGTAAGGGAGGAGTTGGGAAATCAACAGTAACTGTTAATTTAGCTGCTGCTCTAAATTTAATGGGTAAAAAGGTTGGAGTTTTAGATGCTGATATTCACGGCCCAAACATCCCAAAGATGCTTGGGGTTGAGAATGTTCAACCAATGGCAGGTCCTGCAGGAATATTCCCAATAATTACAAAGGATGGAATAAAAACCATGTCAATTGGTTATCTTTTGCCAGATGACAAAACCCCTGTTATTTGGAGGGGGCCGAGAGTTAGTGGAGCTATTAGGCAATTTTTGGCAGATGTTGTTTGGGGAGAACTTGATTATTTATTGATAGACACCCCTCCAGGAACAGGAGATGAACAATTAACAATCATGCAATCAATTCCAGATATTGATGGAGCTATAGTTGTAACAACACCAGAAGAAGTTTCCG encodes the following:
- a CDS encoding peptidylprolyl isomerase, which codes for MIKKGDYVKVDYILVVDGKVIDTSIEEVAKENKIYYPEREYEPIGFIVGNGELIEGFEEAVIGMEVGEEKTVTIPPEKGYGLRDERLIQEIPKEMFADADFEPQEGMLILASGIPAKIIKVTDDTVTLDFNHELAGKELTFTIKICDVQPAESE
- a CDS encoding UbiA family prenyltransferase, with the protein product MEKLKAYLELIRAKNCITASIGGIIGYLISSNFEIDILKCILVFFVVFFVCAYGNVINDIFDIEIDKINKPFRPLPSGKIKLEEAKTFSAILLILGLALSIFINIYALIIAVVNAVLLYLYAKKYKRYKPVGNFIIGYLTGSVFLFGGVAGKNVMPVVILFLCSLLSIWGREIVKDFEDIEGDKKEGVVSLPITYGKKALYFAIFLAILAVVLSPLPYILKIFEIYYLILIVICDILFIYAMALLLKNPNKETASKVSKFLKTIMNIVLLAFIVGAIKL
- a CDS encoding archaemetzincin family Zn-dependent metalloprotease produces the protein MIMRICIQPVGDVDIEILNFLKKKLQDIFGICEILPKIDIPIYAYDSIRQQFNSTLILKSLPNVCDVILGVVDVDIYADNLNFVFGEAELFGRRALISLTRLRPEFYGLPPNKDILKIRALKEAMHEIGHVLGLMHCENRECVMSFSNSIIDVDLKDWKYCEKCLKKLRDRGIYISI
- a CDS encoding Mrp/NBP35 family ATP-binding protein yields the protein MTECDGNCNNCPSKNTCPDTKKLLAQQDAKIRENMAKIKHKIVILSGKGGVGKSTVTVNLAAALNLMGKKVGVLDADIHGPNIPKMLGVENVQPMAGPAGIFPIITKDGIKTMSIGYLLPDDKTPVIWRGPRVSGAIRQFLADVVWGELDYLLIDTPPGTGDEQLTIMQSIPDIDGAIVVTTPEEVSVLDVKKSIMMAKMLNIPIIGIIENMSGFVCPYCNKVVDIFGRGGGEKAAKELGVEFLGRIPLDIKAREASDKGIPMVLLDCKASEEFKKIVERIVEKVEGKKE
- a CDS encoding nucleotidyltransferase domain-containing protein; this encodes MGMENYKHIIDINMLRYLFSPYVVFIYGSTVTKTKVNKWKIYSDIDLIIVLDDEKKKSVSTLKRDYLLNKFCNLTDKRFDVIWISKSEYEKLVNNKTFKSFLKKCEVLYIGDDEWFQKTWLKIRDYTIY
- a CDS encoding pyridoxamine 5'-phosphate oxidase family protein, which translates into the protein MVKLNEDMVKSLENEVVFIATASKDGIPNVAAMRAVKVLDAEKGIVLIADNFMNKTLKNILENPRVALTTANCRDMPYQYKGTAEYYTEGEYLKIAEEVDKALKPELKPKGAVVIKITEIYNLKSGPDAGKLIAKDK
- a CDS encoding nascent polypeptide-associated complex protein encodes the protein MFPGKVNPRMLKKMQKMMKDFGMETEDLNPKKVIFVFEDEEWVFEEPKVQVMDILGVKTYSITGKPKKIKKEKEEEEVKVEITEEDVELVANQCNVSKEMARKALEECNGDIAEAILKLEEEKEGN
- a CDS encoding acetolactate synthase large subunit, translated to MKGAEAIIKALEAEGVKIIFGYPGGAMLPFYDALYDSDLIHILTRHEQAAAHAADGFARASGEAGVCVSTSGPGATNLVTGIATAYADSSPVIALTGQVPTKLIGNDAFQEIDALGLFMPITKHNFQLKKPEEIPETFRAAFEIATTGRPGPVHIDIPKDVQDGEIDIEKHPIPAKVDLPGYKPKTVGHPLQIKKAAKLIAEAEKPVILAGGGVIISGASEELLRLAEFVKIPVCTTLMGKGCFPEDHPLSLGMVGMHGTKAANYAVTECDVLIAIGCRFSDRVTGDIRYFAPEAKIIHIDIDPAEIGKNVRADIPIVGDAKNVLRDLLAALIALEIKNKDAWIERIYELKKLSIPMMDFDDKPIKPQRFVKDLMEVLNEIDPMLKNTIITTDVGQNQMWMAHFFKTKMPRSFLASGGLGTMGFGFPAAIGAKVAKPYANVISITGDGGFLMNSQELATIREYDIPVVICIFDNRTLGMVYQWQNLYYGQRQSEVHLGESPDFVKLAKSYGVKADRITSPDEIKEKLKEAILSNEPYLLDIVIDPAEALPMVPPGGRLTNIIQPIRVEPKIKKAEFDEIKKVREMATVKEF